The following proteins come from a genomic window of Vibrio vulnificus NBRC 15645 = ATCC 27562:
- the fabV gene encoding enoyl-ACP reductase FabV, whose protein sequence is MRIEPIIQGVVARSAHPFGCEAAIKKQIAFVKKAPQISKGPKRVLILGASSGFGLAARIALAFGGAQADTIGVSFERGPSEKGTGSAGWYNNVFFKREAEKEGRIAINIVGDAFASETRTQVIEAIETYFEGEVDLVIYSLATGMRPIPNQPGEFWRSVIKPFGQTVTGASLDLEHDRWIDTTLESATEEEALHTIKVMGGEDWESWIDTLINAESIADGCQTVAFSYVGPETTHPIYRDGTLGRAKIDLHQTSHSLNLKLANFNGGAYATVCKALVTKASVFIPALSPYLLALYRVMKDEKCHEGCIEQMQRLFATKLYGHDHVSVDGERLIRMDDWELAPHIQNKVNQILEEMDANNFQVIGDYQGFKNEFLQLNGFGFDEVDYSQDIDLQTILKLTP, encoded by the coding sequence ATGCGTATAGAACCGATTATTCAAGGCGTTGTTGCTCGTTCTGCCCATCCTTTTGGTTGTGAAGCAGCAATAAAAAAACAGATAGCATTTGTTAAAAAAGCACCACAGATCTCAAAAGGGCCTAAACGTGTCCTTATTCTCGGTGCGTCTTCTGGTTTTGGCCTTGCCGCTCGGATAGCCCTCGCTTTTGGTGGTGCACAAGCAGACACCATCGGTGTTTCATTTGAACGAGGCCCCTCTGAAAAAGGAACTGGCAGCGCGGGCTGGTACAACAATGTCTTTTTCAAACGTGAAGCTGAAAAAGAAGGTCGCATTGCAATTAATATTGTTGGCGATGCCTTTGCTTCCGAAACTCGTACCCAAGTGATTGAGGCGATAGAAACCTATTTCGAAGGTGAAGTCGATCTCGTGATCTACAGCCTTGCAACAGGCATGCGGCCGATACCAAATCAACCGGGTGAATTTTGGCGAAGTGTGATTAAACCTTTTGGCCAAACAGTGACGGGAGCATCGCTCGATTTAGAGCATGATCGCTGGATTGACACCACGCTCGAATCGGCTACAGAAGAAGAAGCATTGCACACCATTAAAGTCATGGGCGGTGAAGATTGGGAAAGCTGGATTGATACTTTGATCAACGCAGAATCGATTGCAGATGGTTGCCAAACCGTCGCTTTTTCTTATGTCGGACCAGAAACGACCCACCCGATCTATCGCGATGGCACTTTAGGTAGAGCAAAGATTGATCTTCACCAAACCAGTCACTCTCTTAATCTCAAACTCGCCAATTTCAATGGTGGTGCTTACGCCACAGTTTGTAAGGCATTGGTGACGAAAGCCAGCGTATTTATTCCTGCCCTCTCGCCATATCTACTTGCGCTCTACCGCGTGATGAAAGACGAAAAATGTCACGAAGGATGCATTGAGCAAATGCAGCGCTTATTCGCAACGAAACTTTACGGACATGACCACGTCAGTGTTGATGGCGAACGATTGATTCGGATGGATGATTGGGAACTGGCGCCTCATATTCAAAATAAAGTGAACCAGATTCTAGAAGAAATGGATGCCAATAATTTCCAAGTAATCGGTGATTACCAAGGGTTTAAAAACGAGTTTTTACAGCTCAATGGTTTCGGATTTGACGAAGTTGACTATTCACAAGATATTGACTTACAAACAATTTTGAAATTAACGCCTTAG